The genomic window CCAGTATATACCCGTCCTGCCGAATACAAGGGATGGAGAGTTCCCGATATATTACTTTCGGGACATCAACGAAAAATAGAGGAGTGGCAACATGAGCAATCTGTTGAAAGGACAAAAAGATTACGACCAGATTTATATCAAGAATAAAAATAAAGTCACAAAAAAATATCCTCGCATGAGGATATTTTTTTTGTTTGTATGTGAGAGTATAAATTATTTTATTTCAGAAGGAATATCTCCATCAAATTTAATGTATTTGATTTCAACATCTTTCTCTTTGTTTGTTAAAACAAGTTCCTCACCATTAGAAGATATTTTTGCCTCGAAGGTATTTGATAAAGCATTTAGGTAGTTTTGTTCAAATTGCTCTTTATCCTCTCCGCAAAACATTTTAGTTGAGCCTATATTGTTTATTGTTAACTGAGATTCACTTATAGAGTATTTGCCAATAAACAGATTGCATTGAGTATTTCCTGCTACTGATACTGAATCGGTAAATTTTATGAACATATTCATATCTTCGTTTACAGTAGATTCTGTATCGCAAACAAAATCAACTAATTTCCATCCATTTGCCGAAATATTTTCGTATGTAACTTGTTTAGAGGTACAACTTGCAAATGCAATAACCATTGCAATAAAAAAAATTTTTTTCATAGAAATCAATTATTATTATTTAAAATTATTAATGCTGCAATAACGCCTGGAATCCATCCAAGCATTGTTAATATAAAAACTATTAAAACGATCCACATCCTTTATCTACAACAGCAAGAGGTGGAAATATTATAGCCAAAAGAACTCTTAGTAAAGACATAATCCTATTCTATTTGTTAGAAAAATATATATACAAAATTAGTATAAATTGTTGTAGATGGCAAATTTTATACTCAATATAAGAGTTATAAGTTGCATTATTATGCAAATAATCTTAAATTTGCAGATTATTTAAAATAGACAAATAGATGCCACAAATATCTAATAGAGGGGAAATAATGCCAAAGTCCCCTATCCGAAAACTTGTTCCATTGGCAAACGAAGCCAAGAAGAGAGGAATTAAAGTATATCATTTGAATATTGGACAACCAGATATTCATACTCCTGAAGAGGGACTCAATGCCGTACGTAATATCAGTCGTAAAATTCTGGAGTATAGCCCAAGTGAAGGATATTTATCACTAAGAGAAAAACTTGTTGAATATTATTCGCGTTTTAATATTGAAGTAACAGCAGATGATATTATTGTTACAACAGGAGGCTCGGAGGCAGTGTTATTCTCATTTATGGCATGTTTAGATCCAGGAGATGAGATTATAGTGCCAGAGCCTGCGTATGCAAACTATATGGCATTTGCAATATCTGCTGGTGCTGTTATACGCACTATTCCTTCATCTATTGAAGATGGTTTTGCATTACCATCATTCGACAAATTTGAATCGTTAATAAATGAAAGAACTCGTGGTA from Bacteroidales bacterium includes these protein-coding regions:
- a CDS encoding META domain-containing protein, translated to MKKIFFIAMVIAFASCTSKQVTYENISANGWKLVDFVCDTESTVNEDMNMFIKFTDSVSVAGNTQCNLFIGKYSISESQLTINNIGSTKMFCGEDKEQFEQNYLNALSNTFEAKISSNGEELVLTNKEKDVEIKYIKFDGDIPSEIK